One stretch of Pomacea canaliculata isolate SZHN2017 linkage group LG1, ASM307304v1, whole genome shotgun sequence DNA includes these proteins:
- the LOC112561949 gene encoding frizzled-5-like yields the protein MKSTSVCQHFGADDASNCWCCSRRGCRWRGRSSRTLETPAAVVPGAWVVAALVLVSVVAAVSGADQPRRCQEITIPMCKGIGYNYTYMPNQFNHETQEEAGLEVHQFWPLVEIHCSPDLKFFLCSMYSPICMSNYRKPLPACRSVCERAKAGCAPLMRQYGFGWPEQMDCEKLPKYGDKDQLCMDANTTDRQTPPPHTKYTYPTARPSGVDFQRPLDHGALPLPPDQAPARSTERDCRCQCRAPLVEVHKDSSSYYNKTVTGGIINCAVNCYSPYFSEDERTFATFWIGLWSILCCISTSMTVSTFFVDMQRFKYPERPIIFLSACYFMVSIGYIIRLIVGHQEVACDGDMVRYETTGPAVCTVVFLLIYFFGMASSIWWVILSFTWFLAAGLKWGQEAIASYSQYFHLVAWLIPSVKSIAVLAMSSVDGDPIAGICFVGNQSLENLRGFVLAPLFIYLIIGTSFLLAGFVSLFRIRSVIKQQGRGKTDKLERLMIRIGVFSVLYTVPATIVIACYFYEQHLRERWERTRTCPCQEGGAAPDYSVFMLKYFMCLVVGITSGFWIWTGKTVDSWRKLFYGKLCHTHSYSHPNRGMTKTYANATYQPAKPQPLSHV from the coding sequence ATGAAATCGACATCTGTGTGTCAACACTTCGGTGCCGACGATGCTAGTAACTGCTGGTGCTGCAGTCGTCGTGGCTGCCGGTGGCGTGGTCGTTCGAGCAGGACTTTGGAAACTCCGGCGGCGGTGGTGCCTGGCGCCTGGGTGGTGGCAGCGCTGGTGTTGGTGTCCGTGGTCGCGGCTGTTAGCGGTGCTGACCAGCCCCGTCGATGCCAGGAGATTACTATCCCTATGTGCAAGGGTATTGGGTACAACTACACCTACATGCCCAACCAGTTCAACCACGAGACGCAGGAGGAGGCCGGATTGGAGGTGCACCAGTTCTGGCCGCTGGTGGAGATTCACTGCTCGCCGGACCTCAAGTTTTTCTTGTGTAGCATGTACTCGCCCATTTGCATGAGCAACTACCGCAAGCCCTTGCCTGCTTGCAGGTCCGTCTGCGAGCGTGCCAAAGCAGGATGCGCTCCACTCATGCGTCAGTACGGTTTTGGCTGGCCTGAACAAATGGACTGCGAAAAGCTGCCCAAGTATGGAGATAAAGACCAGCTGTGCATGGACGCCAACACCACGGACCGCCAGAcgcccccaccccacaccaaGTACACCTACCCTACAGCCCGCCCATCAGGCGTCGACTTCCAGCGACCGCTGGACCACGGGGCCCTGCCTCTCCCTCCGGATCAGGCACCGGCTCGCTCCACGGAGCGTGACTGTCGCTGCCAGTGTCGGGCGCCGCTGGTGGAGGTCCATAAGGATTCCAGCAGCTACTACAACAAGACAGTCACCGGCGGCATCATCAACTGTGCCGTCAACTGTTACAGCCCGTACTTCAGCGAAGACGAGCGTACCTTCGCTACCTTCTGGATCGGCCTGTGGTCCATCCTGTGCTGCATCTCAACCTCCATGACGGTGTCCACGTTCTTCGTGGATATGCAGCGCTTCAAATACCCTGAGCGGCCCATCATCTTCCTGTCCGCCTGCTATTTCATGGTCTCCATCGGCTACATCATCCGCCTTATCGTTGGTCACCAAGAAGTGGCCTGCGACGGCGACATGGTGCGGTATGAGACGACAGGCCCGGCCGTCTGCACCGTCGTCTTTCTGCTCATCTACTTTTTCGGCATGGCTTCGTCCATCTGGTGGGTCATTTTGTCCTTCACCTGGTTCCTAGCTGCCGGACTGAAGTGGGGTCAAGAGGCCATCGCCTCGTACTCGCAGTACTTTCACCTGGTGGCCTGGCTCATCCCCTCCGTCAAGTCCATCGCCGTGCTAGCCATGTCCTCCGTGGACGGTGACCCCATAGCTGGCATCTGCTTCGTCGGCAACCAGAGCCTGGAGAACCTTCGCGGCTTCGTGCTGGCCCCTCTCTTCATCTACCTCATCATCGGCACATCCTTCCTGCTGGCCGGTTTCGTCTCGCTCTTCCGCATCCGCAGCGTCATCAAGCAGCAGGGCCGCGGCAAGACGGACAAGCTTGAGCGCCTGATGATCCGCATCGGTGTCTTCTCCGTGCTGTACACTGTGCCGGCCACCATCGTCATCGCCTGCTACTTCTACGAACAGCACCTGCGCGAGAGGTGGGAGAGGACTCGCACGTGCCCGTGCCAGGAGGGCGGAGCCGCGCCGGACTACTCCGTGTTCATGCTCAAGTACTTCATGTGCCTCGTCGTGGGCATCACATCAGGCTTCTGGATATGGACTGGCAAGACGGTTGACTCGTGGCGCAAACTCTTCTACGGCAAGCTGTGCCACACCCACTCGTACTCCCACCCCAACCGCGGCATGACCAAGACTTACGCCAATGCCACATACCAGCCGGCCAAGCCACAACCGCTCAGTCACGTGTAA